The following are encoded together in the Natronolimnobius sp. AArcel1 genome:
- a CDS encoding bacterio-opsin activator domain-containing protein codes for MTTKLTSGPIVLVTRSRDSESRLHTPLERETDRAVHLIPVTELAFDDTDSGRLQRVTDQDTSTNGDKNTTSRTDLQPKATLEDDDPKRLFVADDDTTPVDHSPAAIILELTTPERLRTLLRAVETAPASIPTVVAPPTGSERLATVALRTNADEYVPATSDEAVDRILETVSTATDTTEDEAGEVDRDYHRILADELPDEAFVISENGTYLEAQLRPESAELYSMDSAEMIGAHLTEVFPDSTATELQRCIDEAIQTDEIQTVEYKGETTDGSQRFEARVVPTDEHINGHRAVVWLARDITERAQRERQLRSRQSELETLNRINAIIHQIIETLVEAPARETIEQEVCEQLVDSELYCGAWIVERTGNDTLTHRIEAGDAEMYLDCVRELEVDHERPVERAARTGDVQITNRILESDSLPSPLQTAARENDVRAAIAVPITYEDVTYGVLTVLASRKDAFTPGERAEFELLGETIGFTIMAVKNRQLLLADTVVELEFRIDGGDSFSFDLSREYDCTCSLEWAGATANGRTFQYVTVEGLEGETALEEARNHDSIEECRLIHDGIQRCTIEMRLAESGVRMLTNHGATIRDITVEDSVGTCLVDVPQSADVREVADALAMIYENTELVARREVDRPVRTAAERRNRILDELTDRQLTTLRLAYYGGFFDWPRESTGEEIAEAMDVSPPTMHQHLRKGLKSILSEFFEEGGGTTE; via the coding sequence ATGACAACAAAACTAACCAGCGGACCGATCGTACTCGTGACGAGGTCGCGCGACAGTGAGAGTCGTCTCCACACTCCACTCGAGCGTGAGACTGATCGAGCGGTGCACTTGATCCCAGTCACGGAACTGGCGTTCGATGACACTGATTCCGGCCGGCTACAGCGTGTGACCGATCAGGACACCTCGACCAACGGCGACAAAAACACGACGAGTCGTACTGACCTACAACCGAAAGCGACACTCGAGGACGACGATCCGAAGCGATTGTTCGTCGCCGATGATGACACCACGCCCGTCGACCACTCGCCAGCAGCGATCATCCTCGAACTCACGACGCCGGAACGACTTCGGACGCTCCTCAGAGCGGTCGAAACCGCACCAGCATCGATCCCGACTGTCGTTGCGCCGCCAACCGGAAGTGAACGGCTAGCGACCGTTGCTCTCCGCACGAACGCTGATGAATACGTTCCGGCGACGAGCGACGAGGCAGTCGACCGAATTCTGGAGACCGTCTCGACGGCGACGGACACAACCGAAGATGAAGCGGGTGAAGTCGACCGTGACTACCATCGGATTCTAGCCGACGAACTCCCGGACGAAGCGTTCGTCATCAGCGAGAACGGGACCTATCTCGAGGCCCAACTCCGACCCGAGTCCGCCGAGTTGTACTCGATGGACTCAGCGGAGATGATCGGGGCCCACCTCACCGAGGTGTTTCCCGATTCGACTGCCACGGAGCTACAGCGTTGTATCGACGAGGCGATTCAGACAGACGAGATTCAGACTGTCGAGTACAAAGGAGAGACAACCGACGGCAGCCAGCGATTCGAAGCACGAGTTGTCCCAACGGATGAGCACATCAATGGCCACCGCGCAGTCGTCTGGCTGGCTCGAGACATTACCGAACGCGCTCAACGCGAGCGACAACTCCGGTCGCGCCAATCCGAACTCGAGACGCTCAATCGAATCAACGCGATTATCCACCAGATCATCGAGACCCTCGTCGAAGCACCAGCACGAGAGACGATCGAACAGGAGGTCTGCGAACAGCTTGTCGACTCTGAGCTCTACTGTGGCGCCTGGATCGTCGAGCGGACTGGAAACGACACGCTCACCCACCGTATCGAAGCCGGCGACGCTGAGATGTATCTCGACTGCGTACGCGAACTCGAGGTCGATCACGAGCGCCCAGTTGAACGTGCCGCACGAACGGGCGACGTACAGATAACGAATCGAATCCTTGAGTCTGACTCGTTGCCCTCCCCCCTCCAGACGGCCGCCCGCGAAAACGACGTCCGGGCTGCAATTGCCGTCCCGATCACCTACGAGGACGTTACCTACGGCGTACTCACGGTCCTCGCAAGTCGGAAAGACGCGTTTACGCCGGGTGAAAGAGCCGAGTTCGAGCTACTCGGCGAAACCATCGGCTTCACCATTATGGCCGTCAAGAATCGGCAGTTGCTGCTTGCCGACACTGTCGTCGAACTCGAGTTCCGAATCGACGGTGGCGACTCGTTCTCGTTCGACCTCTCCAGAGAGTACGACTGTACGTGCTCACTCGAGTGGGCTGGCGCAACCGCGAACGGGCGAACATTCCAGTACGTCACCGTCGAGGGTCTCGAAGGAGAAACCGCTCTCGAGGAGGCTCGCAACCACGACTCGATCGAGGAGTGTCGGCTGATTCATGACGGCATCCAGCGGTGTACGATCGAGATGCGCCTTGCTGAATCAGGCGTGAGGATGCTCACGAATCACGGGGCAACGATCCGCGACATCACGGTCGAAGACAGCGTCGGAACCTGCCTCGTCGACGTGCCACAGAGTGCAGATGTCCGGGAAGTCGCCGACGCACTGGCGATGATCTACGAAAACACGGAACTCGTCGCCCGCCGAGAGGTCGACCGCCCCGTCCGAACCGCCGCCGAACGGCGAAATCGAATCCTCGATGAACTCACCGATCGGCAGTTGACGACGTTGCGACTGGCATACTACGGCGGCTTCTTCGATTGGCCCCGCGAGAGTACGGGCGAGGAAATCGCCGAGGCGATGGACGTCTCACCGCCGACGATGCACCAGCACCTCCGAAAAGGCCTCAAATCGATTCTCAGCGAATTCTTCGAAGAGGGCGGCGGCACAACTGAGTGA
- the hutH gene encoding histidine ammonia-lyase has translation MTVVLDGETLTPADVAAVARDDERVEIADAARDRVHTSRERVEDVIQSGEAVYGINTGFGELVDERIPPEKREQLQVNLLRSHAAGAGRELTREEVRAMLVARINALVKGYSGVRERVVNHLVTLCNEGVQPVVYSRGSLGASGDLAPLAHLSLVLIGEGEADIDATESTDSPRRVSGQSALEEIGLEALSLEPKEGLALINGTQLTTGLAALAVVDGERLVTAADAAGALTTETTLGTTATSESAIHDVRPHAGQQASAANVRAFTAGSDVVEAHRNCDRVQDAYSLRCFPQVHGAVRDAIAHLRDAVEVELNSATDNPLVFAADRVDDRASGTDRAAVLSGGNFHGTPLALRLEYVRLALADLAAITERRIDRLLNPNLQESHLPPFLATDSGVESGYMIAQYTAAALCTEIRSLGPASTDNTPVSGGQEDHVSMSAHSALYVRRALESARWVVAAELVCGTEAADYLDEAFDTDESLSLGTGTAAARDLVREVVPPLAATGDRPVRPDIEAVAALLEDGLVTGALEQDTA, from the coding sequence ATGACTGTCGTTCTCGACGGCGAAACGCTCACACCGGCAGACGTTGCGGCGGTCGCGCGAGATGACGAACGCGTCGAAATCGCCGACGCAGCCCGCGACCGCGTTCACACGTCCCGCGAGCGTGTCGAGGACGTTATCCAGAGTGGCGAAGCCGTCTATGGAATCAACACCGGCTTTGGCGAACTGGTCGACGAGCGGATTCCGCCCGAAAAGCGCGAGCAACTGCAGGTCAACCTGCTTCGGAGTCACGCGGCTGGTGCGGGGCGAGAACTTACGCGTGAGGAGGTCCGCGCGATGCTCGTCGCCCGAATCAATGCGCTCGTGAAGGGCTACTCCGGCGTCCGCGAACGGGTTGTAAACCATCTCGTGACCCTGTGTAACGAGGGCGTCCAGCCGGTTGTCTACTCTCGCGGGAGTCTTGGTGCGAGCGGCGATCTCGCCCCGCTTGCACACCTCTCGCTGGTGCTTATCGGCGAGGGTGAAGCCGACATCGACGCGACCGAGTCGACGGACTCCCCACGCCGCGTTTCCGGTCAAAGCGCCCTCGAGGAGATTGGCCTCGAGGCGCTCTCGCTCGAGCCAAAAGAAGGACTGGCGCTGATCAACGGGACGCAGTTGACGACGGGACTGGCAGCGCTTGCGGTGGTCGACGGCGAGCGTCTCGTCACTGCGGCTGACGCAGCGGGGGCACTGACGACGGAAACGACGCTCGGGACGACTGCCACATCCGAGTCAGCGATTCATGACGTTCGCCCACACGCGGGCCAGCAAGCGAGTGCGGCAAACGTCCGTGCGTTCACTGCAGGGAGCGACGTTGTCGAGGCTCACCGCAACTGTGATCGCGTGCAAGATGCCTACTCGCTGCGCTGTTTCCCGCAGGTTCACGGCGCGGTCCGAGACGCAATTGCACACCTGCGAGACGCTGTGGAAGTCGAACTCAACAGCGCAACCGATAATCCGCTCGTCTTTGCCGCTGACCGTGTCGATGACCGGGCATCGGGCACCGACCGCGCCGCCGTGCTCTCAGGCGGGAACTTCCACGGCACGCCGCTTGCCCTTCGCCTCGAGTATGTGCGACTCGCGCTTGCGGATCTGGCGGCGATCACGGAACGGCGCATCGACCGCCTTCTGAATCCGAATCTGCAGGAGTCACACCTTCCGCCGTTTCTTGCGACCGACAGCGGCGTCGAGTCGGGGTATATGATCGCCCAGTACACCGCCGCAGCGCTCTGTACTGAAATTCGATCACTTGGCCCGGCATCGACGGATAATACACCCGTCAGCGGCGGGCAGGAAGATCACGTTAGCATGAGTGCGCACTCGGCGCTGTACGTTCGGCGTGCCCTCGAGTCAGCACGCTGGGTCGTCGCCGCTGAACTCGTCTGTGGAACCGAGGCAGCCGACTATCTCGACGAGGCGTTCGATACCGACGAGTCGCTCTCACTCGGCACTGGCACGGCTGCCGCCCGCGATCTGGTCCGGGAGGTCGTCCCGCCACTTGCGGCGACCGGCGACCGGCCAGTGCGTCCCGATATTGAAGCCGTCGCTGCGTTGCTTGAGGACGGGCTTGTGACTGGGGCACTCGAGCAAGACACTGCGTGA
- a CDS encoding tRNA sulfurtransferase yields MHPPGADTVLIRHGDLNTKSNRVKRQMEGLLIENLEALLEDRSIPGEVERRWNRPLIHTDEDAIAEATAAAADAFGVVSVSPCVTTSIEKAQILEALESMARECYDGGTFAVDARRADKTLPYTSEDLAREGGTTIWEAVEDEFEPEVDLDDPDLTFGIEVREDISFLSLETVTGPGGLPLGAQEPVIALISGGIDSPVAAYEMMRRGSPIIPVYVDLGAYGGIDHEARAMETVQTLSQYAPNFDMPVYKVPGGELVDLLVTEMEQGRMLSLRRFFYRTAEVLAGRVDAHGIVTGEAVGQKSSQTMQNLAVTSRATRLPIHRPLLTRDKQEIVAQAREIDTYTQSTINAGCNRVAPDQVETNARLKQLLEYEPDDLLERAEAVASDAELVEP; encoded by the coding sequence ATGCACCCGCCGGGAGCCGACACCGTCCTCATTCGCCATGGCGACCTGAACACGAAGAGCAACCGGGTCAAACGCCAGATGGAGGGCCTCCTCATCGAGAATCTCGAGGCGCTGCTCGAGGACCGGTCGATCCCTGGCGAGGTCGAACGACGCTGGAACCGACCGCTGATCCACACCGACGAAGATGCCATTGCGGAGGCGACCGCGGCCGCGGCGGACGCCTTTGGCGTCGTCTCGGTGAGCCCGTGTGTGACGACCAGCATTGAGAAAGCCCAGATTCTCGAGGCGCTCGAGTCGATGGCGCGCGAGTGCTACGACGGCGGCACATTCGCGGTTGATGCCCGGCGGGCGGACAAAACGCTCCCCTACACGAGCGAGGACTTGGCGCGCGAGGGCGGGACAACTATCTGGGAGGCCGTCGAAGACGAGTTCGAACCCGAAGTTGACCTTGACGATCCTGACCTCACGTTCGGAATTGAGGTTCGCGAGGATATTTCGTTTCTCTCCCTCGAGACCGTTACCGGACCCGGTGGGCTTCCGCTTGGCGCGCAAGAACCCGTCATCGCGCTGATCAGCGGCGGCATCGACTCGCCGGTGGCAGCCTACGAGATGATGCGCCGCGGCAGCCCAATCATCCCAGTCTACGTCGACCTCGGGGCCTACGGCGGTATCGACCACGAGGCGCGTGCAATGGAGACAGTGCAGACGCTCTCACAATACGCGCCAAACTTCGATATGCCGGTGTACAAGGTACCGGGCGGAGAACTCGTCGACTTGCTCGTCACCGAAATGGAACAGGGCCGGATGCTCTCGCTGCGGCGATTCTTCTACCGCACCGCCGAGGTACTTGCCGGACGCGTCGACGCCCACGGAATCGTCACGGGCGAAGCGGTCGGGCAGAAATCGAGTCAGACGATGCAAAATCTCGCGGTGACCAGCCGCGCCACCAGGCTTCCGATTCACCGCCCGCTGCTCACTCGCGACAAACAGGAAATCGTTGCGCAGGCACGCGAAATCGACACCTACACGCAGTCGACGATTAACGCCGGCTGCAATCGCGTCGCTCCCGATCAGGTCGAGACCAACGCTCGACTCAAACAGCTACTCGAGTACGAACCCGACGACCTGCTCGAGCGCGCCGAGGCGGTCGCAAGCGATGCGGAACTCGTTGAGCCTTAG
- a CDS encoding DsrE family protein, producing MPDAAIVVLAGTDSPAELGRVVNALQTAQEFDEAGDDVEIIFDGAGTQWVPELKDDNHDYHDLYAGLTDLMSACHYCANAYDVADEIEASSADQLDEYEGHPSIRSLVADGYEVITY from the coding sequence ATGCCAGACGCAGCTATCGTCGTACTCGCCGGTACTGACTCGCCCGCTGAACTCGGCCGCGTCGTCAACGCACTCCAGACCGCCCAGGAGTTCGACGAGGCAGGTGACGACGTCGAAATTATCTTTGATGGAGCGGGAACGCAATGGGTTCCCGAACTCAAAGACGACAACCACGACTATCACGACCTCTACGCCGGGCTGACCGACCTTATGTCGGCGTGTCACTACTGTGCGAACGCCTACGACGTTGCCGACGAAATCGAAGCCAGTTCGGCTGACCAACTCGACGAGTACGAAGGCCATCCGAGCATCCGCTCGCTCGTTGCTGACGGCTACGAAGTCATTACGTACTGA
- a CDS encoding DUF4336 domain-containing protein codes for MLEQQGPQLWTYAEPLEFCTVELGRIMTVIRLSSGELFVQSPAELTPELKAAFDDLGEVRFVAPASKLHGHLYMEQYRAAYPDVELLAAPGLAARRTDLQFDHVLGGTPDPRWGTDIDQVVVAGHRWLTEVAFFHRPSRTLILGDIGFHIGDDSPLRTRLIARALRVRNQLGPPVELRLTIANEATFRRSIRAILAWEFDRVIPGHGEIIDTNGRQALLEGYDWLF; via the coding sequence ATGCTCGAGCAACAGGGACCACAGCTGTGGACGTACGCAGAGCCACTCGAGTTTTGCACCGTCGAACTCGGCCGGATCATGACCGTGATTCGGCTCTCGAGCGGCGAGCTGTTCGTCCAGTCGCCAGCCGAACTGACGCCCGAACTGAAAGCCGCGTTCGACGACCTCGGCGAGGTTCGGTTCGTCGCTCCGGCGAGCAAACTCCACGGCCATCTGTACATGGAACAGTACCGAGCGGCCTACCCAGATGTCGAACTGCTGGCTGCCCCCGGCCTCGCCGCGCGCCGGACTGATCTCCAATTCGATCACGTGTTGGGTGGCACGCCAGATCCGCGCTGGGGGACCGACATCGATCAGGTGGTCGTCGCCGGCCATCGCTGGCTCACCGAAGTCGCATTCTTTCACCGACCGAGTCGAACACTGATTCTCGGCGATATCGGCTTTCACATCGGCGACGACAGCCCGCTCCGAACGCGTCTTATCGCTCGAGCGCTCCGCGTCCGTAACCAGCTCGGGCCGCCGGTCGAACTTCGACTGACGATTGCGAACGAGGCCACGTTCAGGCGTTCGATTCGAGCTATTCTGGCCTGGGAGTTCGACCGCGTCATCCCCGGCCACGGCGAGATTATCGACACCAACGGACGGCAGGCCCTCCTCGAGGGCTACGACTGGCTCTTTTGA
- a CDS encoding MTH865 family protein gives MAAEDDLREQMIDAFEGANYPISSPMDLVPALPDGPGTTFEAGDFSMTAMELNTKTSGGEFPYDDPEPLVDDIIEDLKDQNEL, from the coding sequence ATGGCTGCTGAAGATGACCTCCGCGAGCAGATGATCGACGCCTTCGAAGGCGCTAACTACCCGATCTCGAGTCCGATGGATCTCGTCCCGGCCCTACCGGATGGTCCCGGAACGACGTTTGAAGCCGGTGACTTCTCGATGACGGCGATGGAACTGAACACGAAGACGTCCGGCGGGGAGTTCCCGTACGACGACCCCGAACCGCTCGTCGACGACATCATCGAGGACCTGAAAGACCAGAACGAACTGTAA
- a CDS encoding heptaprenylglyceryl phosphate synthase, with translation MQIDWTGIDHVTKVDPEKAMPSNSESLLTATDLVIVGGSDGVTEKNAMATIEAVRDAVPDVPIFQEPFRSDQVSMDTINAVDVLSIAAVYNGDRDHFVGKHLSMYSELASKPSSLLGTNLPIVGNVIESKGETVLENVTEKIVGEGYVIQNVDSAAATTSGVTEPLTTEEVAGAALATETFYDFPIFYVEYSGTYGGSEDVTAAANHLDETVLLYGGGIDSAAKTEEIINAGADAIVVGDCFHDDPDSFLETIPE, from the coding sequence ATGCAGATCGATTGGACCGGAATTGACCACGTAACGAAGGTCGATCCGGAAAAAGCAATGCCGTCGAATTCGGAATCGCTGCTCACTGCAACGGACCTCGTGATAGTCGGTGGCTCTGACGGTGTCACCGAGAAAAATGCCATGGCGACCATCGAGGCGGTTCGCGACGCCGTGCCAGATGTACCAATATTCCAGGAGCCCTTTCGCTCAGATCAGGTGTCAATGGATACGATCAACGCCGTCGACGTTCTCTCGATTGCAGCCGTCTATAACGGCGACCGTGATCACTTCGTCGGCAAGCACCTCTCGATGTACTCCGAGTTAGCGAGCAAGCCGTCCTCGCTACTTGGAACGAATCTCCCGATTGTTGGTAACGTAATTGAATCGAAGGGCGAGACGGTTCTTGAAAATGTTACTGAGAAAATCGTTGGTGAGGGCTACGTAATTCAGAACGTCGATTCGGCCGCAGCCACTACTAGTGGGGTAACGGAACCGCTTACGACCGAGGAGGTCGCAGGCGCTGCCCTCGCTACCGAGACGTTCTACGACTTCCCCATCTTTTACGTCGAGTACTCCGGGACCTACGGCGGCTCCGAGGATGTCACAGCCGCGGCGAACCACCTTGATGAAACCGTCCTCCTCTACGGCGGCGGCATCGACTCCGCAGCCAAGACCGAAGAAATCATCAATGCAGGGGCGGACGCAATCGTCGTCGGTGACTGCTTCCACGACGACCCCGATAGCTTCCTCGAAACGATCCCTGAGTAA
- a CDS encoding DUF6498-containing protein, translated as MENKKRTEGDHFKFGAIALANLLPVVGYFVFSWGYTAVFLLYWVDIVALWLVYCGCALFAQRRSHYEEREQQILIQPLGDQFWSDTPRTIGPLPPIYPRNLRVIIPTGVFIVLASFVLGAALLERTPGEGMPGHTVGNPEAFLANFSVLTSPSLFGTALLFIAIHIATTYRIYIRPQKYKEMSAYSILELPARFILIYLGGLMMLIPVFFVGLLIAEFISSDSLAGVLPYALFVTLKLALERGRFHAERSAPADGFPSWFVPDDPRSEQTQSD; from the coding sequence ATGGAGAACAAGAAACGAACTGAGGGCGACCACTTCAAGTTCGGCGCGATAGCCCTCGCCAACTTGCTACCGGTCGTCGGATACTTCGTATTCAGCTGGGGATATACTGCTGTTTTCCTGCTCTACTGGGTCGATATTGTAGCATTGTGGCTCGTGTACTGCGGTTGCGCTCTGTTTGCCCAGCGACGGAGTCACTACGAAGAGCGGGAGCAGCAGATCCTTATCCAGCCCCTTGGAGATCAGTTTTGGAGTGATACGCCTCGAACGATTGGTCCGCTTCCTCCGATCTATCCGCGGAATCTACGAGTAATCATCCCGACGGGTGTCTTTATCGTGCTTGCAAGTTTCGTGCTTGGAGCCGCACTACTGGAAAGAACTCCGGGCGAAGGGATGCCAGGACACACAGTAGGTAATCCTGAGGCATTCCTCGCAAACTTTTCAGTGTTAACCTCTCCATCACTATTTGGAACGGCGTTATTATTTATCGCCATTCATATCGCTACTACTTATCGGATCTACATTCGCCCGCAAAAATACAAGGAGATGTCAGCGTACAGCATACTCGAGTTACCCGCCCGCTTTATCCTTATTTATTTGGGTGGGCTCATGATGTTGATTCCTGTGTTTTTCGTCGGACTGCTGATTGCAGAATTCATCTCTTCAGACTCACTGGCGGGGGTGCTCCCTTACGCGCTGTTTGTGACGCTAAAACTTGCTCTTGAACGAGGTCGGTTTCACGCAGAACGATCAGCACCCGCTGATGGTTTTCCGTCCTGGTTCGTCCCGGACGACCCTCGTTCGGAACAAACTCAGTCAGACTAA
- a CDS encoding CopG family transcriptional regulator codes for MAKDTVRYPDAVVEEIDALVDDGMFESKSEFYRFSAEYVLTLINAEHEVETFNFDEIKSELDISRADHAKALGTDGGTFFLDAVITVRKHGLRGDYEAAERYIDTHYESTDQECIILEELLGTYRSGPST; via the coding sequence ATGGCCAAAGATACCGTCAGGTACCCCGACGCAGTCGTCGAGGAAATCGACGCACTCGTCGACGACGGTATGTTCGAGAGCAAATCCGAGTTCTATCGGTTCTCCGCGGAGTACGTGTTGACGCTCATCAACGCCGAACATGAGGTCGAGACGTTCAACTTCGACGAGATCAAATCCGAACTCGACATCTCTCGAGCGGACCACGCGAAAGCACTCGGCACCGACGGCGGCACCTTCTTCCTCGATGCCGTCATCACCGTCCGAAAGCACGGGCTTCGCGGCGACTATGAGGCTGCCGAGCGCTACATCGATACGCACTACGAATCTACCGATCAGGAGTGTATTATTCTCGAGGAGTTGCTCGGTACCTACCGCAGCGGACCGTCGACGTAA